From a region of the Burkholderiaceae bacterium DAT-1 genome:
- a CDS encoding efflux RND transporter periplasmic adaptor subunit: MTKRMLIMLGGVLLLIVALAGGFFMHIKQMMANAPKPGPQTVTATTATNQTWQPQLASIGTLSAVRGVEISSEVAGQVRQVRFKSGEDVKAGELLVELNADSDLAQLKALEAAAELSATTLKRDQAQLAVQGISQAQVDADTADLKAKTAQVEQQKALIAKKSIRAPFSGRVGITAVNPGQYLNPGDKIVTLQTIDPVYVDFYLPQRKVANLSVGQKITARADAFAGVEFTGKVTAINPKVDPATRNVQIQATISNPKRQLLPGMFVNAAVDVGSVQRYLTLPQTAVVYNPYGSTVFVVKKSDKGGLEVQQSFVTTGETRGDQVAITSGLKEGEQVVTTGQIKLKNGTPVVIDNKIVPANNPNPTPQEH, translated from the coding sequence ATGACTAAACGAATGTTGATCATGCTGGGTGGCGTTCTGCTCCTCATCGTCGCACTGGCGGGCGGATTCTTCATGCACATCAAGCAGATGATGGCGAATGCGCCCAAGCCCGGCCCGCAGACGGTAACGGCTACCACGGCCACCAATCAGACCTGGCAACCGCAACTGGCTTCTATTGGTACACTGTCGGCCGTTCGAGGTGTGGAGATCTCTAGCGAAGTTGCCGGACAGGTGCGTCAGGTTCGCTTCAAGTCCGGCGAGGATGTAAAGGCGGGCGAACTGCTGGTGGAATTGAATGCCGATTCCGATCTGGCACAGCTGAAGGCACTGGAAGCCGCGGCCGAACTCTCTGCCACTACCCTGAAGCGCGATCAGGCGCAACTGGCCGTGCAAGGGATCAGCCAGGCTCAGGTTGATGCGGACACAGCCGATTTGAAGGCCAAAACTGCTCAGGTCGAACAGCAAAAAGCACTGATCGCCAAGAAGTCCATCCGCGCGCCGTTCTCTGGCCGCGTGGGCATTACGGCAGTCAATCCGGGTCAGTATCTGAATCCGGGCGACAAGATTGTGACACTACAGACTATTGATCCGGTCTATGTTGACTTCTACCTGCCGCAGCGCAAGGTCGCAAATCTGTCGGTCGGCCAAAAGATTACTGCACGTGCAGATGCATTTGCAGGCGTGGAATTTACCGGCAAGGTAACCGCAATCAATCCGAAGGTTGATCCGGCCACCCGCAATGTGCAGATTCAGGCCACAATCAGCAATCCCAAGCGTCAATTGCTGCCGGGGATGTTCGTGAATGCTGCGGTCGACGTCGGCTCGGTTCAGCGCTATCTGACTCTGCCGCAAACCGCCGTGGTTTACAACCCGTACGGTTCGACTGTGTTTGTGGTGAAGAAGTCTGACAAGGGCGGGCTGGAAGTACAGCAATCCTTCGTGACCACCGGCGAAACCCGTGGCGATCAAGTTGCGATTACCAGCGGCCTGAAAGAAGGCGAACAGGTGGTCACCACTGGCCAGATCAAGCTCAAGAACGGTACGCCTGTCGTGATCGACAACAAGATCGTGCCCGCCAACAACCCCAACCCGACGCCGCAAGAACACTAA
- a CDS encoding efflux transporter outer membrane subunit: protein MHLTLPHRAIPLLIGTMLTGCATGPAFQAPDVAKGVSDRYVSGNAVSKTHDATTHDNRQAGVAQQVDYGQSLPAQWWTLFQSPELDQMIRTALKNNPGLQAAQHTLEAAQDNLRATTGSLSYPQVNGQLGAQRQRGQMAGATPSVYNLYNAGVNVSYSIDLFGANKHQLESLAATVDYQRFQHLAASNMLVSNVVTTAIREATLRDQLQAAKTALDAGRNVLQIQEKQLQLGAIPLTAVLNQRNAVNQLEAQIAPLEKSAGQSRHALNTLLGLPASDTSVPAITLANVKLPERLPVALPSALARQRPDIQASEALLHQASANLGLATANLYPQLNLTGSFSYSRVETGAGGAGSTLWNIGAGLTQPLFNGGALRARKDAAQANYDAAEAQYRSVVLSAFQNVADNLRALESDADVLKAQADNAAQTRQTRDIVRKQHAAGAVSLTSVLSAEQAYAQSQLNLANAQGARYADTAALFASLGGGWWDTAGATGNGAKHQ, encoded by the coding sequence GTGCATTTAACACTTCCACACCGTGCGATACCGCTATTGATCGGCACGATGCTGACTGGTTGCGCAACGGGCCCTGCCTTTCAGGCACCAGATGTTGCCAAGGGTGTGTCTGATCGCTATGTCTCGGGCAATGCCGTCAGCAAAACCCATGATGCAACCACGCACGACAACCGTCAGGCGGGGGTTGCCCAGCAAGTAGACTACGGACAATCTTTACCCGCTCAGTGGTGGACACTGTTCCAATCGCCCGAGCTGGACCAGATGATCCGCACTGCGCTCAAGAACAACCCCGGTTTGCAGGCCGCACAGCACACTCTGGAGGCCGCACAGGATAATCTGCGTGCCACCACGGGTAGTCTGAGCTATCCGCAAGTCAATGGTCAGCTTGGCGCACAGCGTCAACGTGGCCAGATGGCCGGCGCAACGCCCAGTGTGTACAACCTGTACAACGCTGGCGTGAACGTGAGCTACTCGATTGACCTGTTTGGCGCAAACAAACACCAGCTGGAATCGCTGGCTGCCACGGTGGATTACCAGCGCTTTCAGCATCTGGCTGCAAGCAATATGCTCGTTTCCAATGTGGTGACCACCGCCATCCGCGAGGCCACCTTGCGCGATCAGCTGCAGGCTGCCAAAACAGCGCTGGATGCGGGTCGTAATGTCTTGCAGATTCAGGAAAAGCAGCTGCAACTGGGTGCCATTCCGCTGACCGCTGTGCTGAATCAGCGCAACGCCGTCAATCAGCTCGAAGCACAGATCGCGCCACTGGAGAAATCCGCCGGACAGTCCCGCCACGCACTGAATACGCTGCTGGGTCTGCCGGCTTCGGATACATCTGTGCCCGCCATCACACTGGCCAACGTGAAATTGCCGGAACGCCTGCCGGTGGCCCTGCCCTCTGCCCTGGCACGCCAGCGCCCGGACATCCAGGCCAGCGAAGCCCTGCTGCATCAGGCGTCTGCCAATCTAGGCTTAGCCACCGCCAATCTCTATCCGCAACTGAATCTCACTGGTAGCTTTAGCTATAGCCGGGTGGAAACAGGTGCGGGCGGCGCAGGCAGTACCCTGTGGAATATCGGTGCGGGTCTGACCCAGCCGCTGTTCAATGGCGGTGCACTGCGTGCACGCAAGGATGCGGCGCAGGCGAACTACGACGCAGCCGAAGCCCAGTATCGTTCCGTGGTACTGAGCGCCTTCCAGAATGTGGCGGACAATTTGCGTGCACTGGAAAGCGATGCCGATGTGCTCAAGGCGCAGGCTGATAACGCAGCCCAGACCCGCCAGACCCGCGATATCGTTCGCAAGCAGCATGCTGCCGGTGCAGTCAGCCTCACTAGCGTACTCAGTGCCGAGCAGGCCTATGCGCAAAGCCAGCTGAATCTCGCCAATGCGCAAGGTGCGCGCTATGCCGATACCGCTGCGCTGTTTGCCTCGCTGGGTGGCGGCTGGTGGGATACCGCAGGCGCGACCGGGAACGGTGCCAAGCATCAATAA
- a CDS encoding chitinase C-terminal domain-containing protein: MVTTATVTPPYCKVYGTDGREILPNLKRRIVGYFTSWRTGKDGSPSYLVNNIPWGKITHINYAFAHIDGNNQISIGDPAAANNSSTNMTWPGVSGAEMDSSYSYTGHFNLLNKYKKLNPGVKTLISVGGWAETGGYFDAAGKRVPSGGFYSLTTNADGSINTAGINTFASSVVAFLRKYNFDGVDIDYEYPTSMKDAGNPDDFTVANARKAGLVASYSALLKTLRQQLDTAAAQDGKYYELSIAATASGWILRGMENYSSLQYLDFVNVMSYDLHGAWNEFVGPNAALYDDGKDAELTKWSVYTSAQYGGIGYLNTDWAYHYFRGAMQSGRINMGVPYYTRGFKDVSGGTNGLWGTAVGSNCPNGLKTCGNGAVGIDNVWRDLDAAGKEIPGGGNPMWHAKNLEKGLAGSYLAAYGLKPGANPADTLSGTYTRYYNSTLVAPWLWNASKKVFLSTEDEQSTTQKAQWIVDHGVGGVMIWELAGDYDWNASRNNGAGEYFMGTTLTSIYQTAFAKAAPYNNKRATGAVPTAAIDVKFALSGYALGDSNYPITPTLTVTNNSTQTLPGGTEFQFDLPTSTPGTVSDQSGYGTKVITAGHTGNNIGGLKGDMHRVSVKIPTWSSLAPGASTAIKLNHSLPASGPANYTVNFGGNTYAIRAEQPWLPYLK; this comes from the coding sequence CTGGTCACTACCGCCACGGTCACGCCGCCCTATTGCAAAGTTTACGGCACCGATGGCCGCGAAATACTGCCAAATCTGAAACGCCGCATCGTCGGCTATTTCACTAGCTGGCGCACAGGCAAGGATGGCAGCCCGTCCTACCTCGTAAATAATATTCCGTGGGGCAAGATTACCCATATCAATTATGCCTTCGCGCATATTGACGGCAACAATCAGATTTCGATTGGCGATCCGGCGGCCGCTAATAATTCATCCACCAATATGACCTGGCCTGGCGTAAGCGGTGCAGAAATGGATAGCAGCTATAGTTATACTGGCCATTTCAATCTGCTGAATAAGTACAAAAAACTGAATCCCGGCGTCAAGACGCTCATTTCAGTCGGCGGCTGGGCGGAAACGGGTGGGTACTTTGATGCCGCAGGAAAGCGTGTTCCCTCCGGTGGATTTTATTCGCTGACAACCAATGCAGATGGCTCGATTAATACCGCCGGCATTAATACATTTGCCTCTTCGGTGGTTGCCTTCCTGCGCAAATATAATTTTGATGGCGTGGATATTGATTACGAATATCCAACCTCAATGAAAGATGCGGGTAATCCTGATGATTTCACTGTAGCCAATGCACGTAAAGCCGGCCTGGTTGCCAGCTACAGCGCACTGCTTAAAACACTCCGTCAGCAGCTCGATACTGCCGCCGCACAGGATGGTAAGTACTACGAGCTCAGTATTGCCGCAACCGCGTCAGGCTGGATCCTGCGTGGTATGGAGAATTACAGTTCACTGCAATATCTCGACTTCGTCAACGTCATGTCCTATGACCTGCATGGTGCCTGGAACGAATTCGTTGGTCCCAACGCTGCCCTATACGACGATGGCAAAGATGCCGAACTCACCAAGTGGAGCGTTTACACCTCGGCACAGTACGGCGGCATCGGCTATCTGAACACTGATTGGGCCTACCACTATTTCCGGGGTGCGATGCAATCTGGTCGCATCAATATGGGTGTGCCTTACTACACCCGAGGCTTCAAGGACGTCAGCGGTGGCACAAACGGGCTATGGGGTACTGCTGTAGGCAGCAACTGCCCGAATGGTCTGAAAACCTGCGGCAATGGGGCGGTAGGCATCGATAATGTCTGGCGTGATCTGGATGCTGCGGGTAAGGAAATTCCGGGCGGCGGTAACCCGATGTGGCATGCCAAGAATCTGGAAAAGGGGCTGGCGGGTAGCTATCTGGCCGCATACGGCCTGAAGCCGGGTGCTAACCCAGCAGACACACTGTCCGGCACCTACACGCGCTATTACAACAGCACACTGGTGGCACCGTGGCTGTGGAATGCCAGCAAGAAGGTTTTCCTGTCGACCGAAGATGAGCAATCCACCACCCAGAAGGCACAGTGGATTGTTGATCATGGCGTCGGCGGCGTGATGATCTGGGAACTGGCCGGCGATTATGACTGGAACGCATCACGCAACAATGGTGCAGGCGAATACTTTATGGGTACCACGCTGACCAGCATCTATCAAACTGCCTTTGCCAAGGCTGCGCCTTATAACAATAAGCGCGCAACAGGTGCGGTGCCGACTGCCGCGATTGATGTGAAATTTGCGTTGAGCGGATATGCACTGGGTGACAGCAACTACCCCATTACACCTACACTGACCGTCACTAATAACTCGACACAGACGCTGCCGGGTGGCACCGAATTCCAATTCGACCTGCCGACCTCGACACCGGGCACGGTATCCGATCAAAGTGGCTATGGCACCAAGGTCATCACCGCCGGCCATACCGGCAACAATATTGGCGGTCTGAAGGGTGATATGCATCGTGTTTCTGTGAAGATTCCAACTTGGAGCTCACTGGCGCCCGGTGCAAGCACGGCCATCAAACTGAATCACTCCCTGCCTGCCTCAGGGCCGGCCAATTACACCGTGAACTTCGGTGGAAACACCTACGCTATCCGTGCCGAACAGCCATGGTTGCCGTACCTGAAGTAA
- a CDS encoding S8 family serine peptidase: protein MKHHAPFQLSALAICMAATLMLNTAEGAVQIRNRPLSFNQPSVSQLIVKFRNEPGAGTMQSAQTAGSVQAAAATINTHLSAVQRAATAQGLSVQHVRQMATGSWVYRTNKPVSIREMKTLASKLVQMDRSIEYAEPDYMRHITYTPSDPMYTDGTQWDMKDSASQPGGLNLPAAWDISTGKNTVIAVIDTGYRPHPDLTPNLTPAIDNVAGHYGYNFITSADIANAGAVSGSVRGPDGIDLGDYGCNGGSSSWHGTHVSGIVAAAGNAAGIIGVAFNAKVLPLRALGKCGGTSSDIADAIVWAAGGSAWVDRAKATKIPDNPNKANVINMSLGSAGACTHTEAEAIKFALSQGSVVVVSAGNDGMDSKAFSPANCPGVIAVGSTDNTGGRAGYTNYGATVAVAAPGGGGGTLGTITSTLPSGDNAKPDDTTYGTMVGTSQAAPHVSGVAALMLSVNPKLTPAQVRNILIKTTRTPPGNCPGCGSGIVDAVSAVKAATAN from the coding sequence ATGAAACATCATGCCCCATTCCAGCTGTCGGCACTGGCCATCTGCATGGCAGCGACCCTCATGCTCAATACAGCGGAAGGTGCCGTACAGATTCGTAATCGCCCGCTGTCGTTCAATCAACCCAGCGTATCTCAGCTGATCGTCAAGTTCAGAAATGAACCCGGCGCAGGCACGATGCAATCCGCTCAAACAGCCGGTTCAGTGCAAGCGGCTGCAGCTACCATCAACACGCATCTCTCCGCCGTCCAGCGTGCCGCCACTGCGCAAGGATTGAGTGTTCAGCACGTACGGCAAATGGCCACGGGTAGCTGGGTTTATCGTACAAACAAACCCGTATCGATCCGGGAGATGAAAACGCTGGCCAGCAAACTGGTGCAGATGGATCGCTCGATTGAATACGCTGAGCCGGATTACATGCGCCATATCACTTACACCCCGAGTGATCCGATGTATACAGATGGGACACAATGGGATATGAAGGATAGCGCATCCCAGCCCGGCGGCCTCAACCTGCCAGCAGCCTGGGATATTTCGACAGGCAAGAACACTGTTATTGCCGTCATCGACACGGGGTATCGTCCGCATCCCGATCTCACGCCTAACTTAACCCCCGCAATTGACAATGTCGCGGGACATTACGGCTACAACTTCATTACGAGCGCCGATATTGCAAATGCAGGTGCAGTTTCCGGCAGCGTGCGGGGTCCGGATGGCATTGATTTGGGTGATTATGGCTGTAATGGCGGCTCCAGCTCCTGGCATGGCACCCACGTTTCCGGAATTGTCGCTGCAGCCGGAAATGCTGCAGGCATCATCGGCGTAGCATTCAATGCAAAGGTTCTACCCCTGAGAGCCCTGGGTAAATGCGGTGGCACCTCCTCGGATATTGCCGACGCCATTGTGTGGGCTGCTGGCGGATCGGCATGGGTGGATCGCGCAAAGGCGACCAAAATCCCGGACAATCCCAATAAAGCTAACGTGATTAATATGTCACTCGGTAGTGCGGGTGCATGTACGCATACCGAGGCAGAAGCGATCAAATTTGCACTGAGTCAAGGTAGCGTCGTAGTGGTCTCTGCCGGTAACGACGGGATGGATTCCAAGGCCTTCTCGCCCGCAAATTGTCCGGGCGTGATTGCGGTGGGATCCACCGATAATACAGGGGGGCGCGCCGGCTATACCAATTACGGTGCAACGGTAGCGGTTGCAGCACCGGGCGGCGGTGGCGGCACGCTGGGCACCATTACGTCCACCCTCCCCTCCGGAGATAACGCCAAACCTGACGACACCACATATGGCACGATGGTTGGCACGTCTCAGGCTGCTCCGCATGTTTCAGGGGTTGCCGCGCTGATGCTGTCAGTCAATCCGAAGCTTACACCGGCTCAGGTGCGGAATATTCTGATTAAAACGACACGCACCCCCCCGGGTAACTGCCCGGGATGCGGATCAGGCATTGTGGATGCAGTTTCCGCAGTTAAGGCCGCCACAGCCAATTAA
- the guaA gene encoding glutamine-hydrolyzing GMP synthase, whose translation MDKILILDFGSQVTQLIARRVREAHVYCELHPFDMSVEAIKAFNPKGIILSGGPNSVYEDETYLADKGLFDLGIPVLGICYGMQWMAQSLGGKVEAGEKREFGYAAIQARHHSKLFEGLSDHVDAAGNAFLDVWMSHGDKVTQMPAGFHVIADTPSCPIAAMADEDRKFYAVQFHPEVTHTKRGTEMLHRFVLHVCGAQPSWTMPNYIDEAVKKIREQVGSDEVILGLSGGVDSSVAAALIHRAIGDQLTCVFVDHGLLRLNEGEMVMEMFARGLGVKVIHVDATAQFMGHLAGVTDPEQKRKIIGREFVEVFQAESGKLVNAKWLAQGTIYPDVIESAGAKTKKAHTIKSHHNVGGLPEDMNLKLLEPLRELFKDEVRQLGVALGLPAEMVYRHPFPGPGLGVRILGEVKREYAELLKRADAIFIEELRNTVDEKTGKNWYDLTSQAFAVFLPVKSVGVMGDGRTYEWVVALRAVVTSDFMTAHWAELPYSLLGKVSNRIINEVRGINRVVYDVSGKPPATIEWE comes from the coding sequence ATGGACAAAATCCTCATCCTCGATTTCGGTTCCCAGGTTACGCAGCTTATCGCCCGTCGTGTGCGTGAAGCCCATGTGTACTGTGAATTGCACCCATTCGACATGTCAGTCGAAGCTATCAAGGCATTCAATCCAAAGGGCATTATTTTGTCCGGCGGCCCGAATTCGGTGTATGAGGACGAAACCTACCTGGCCGATAAGGGTCTGTTCGACCTGGGTATTCCGGTGCTCGGTATTTGCTACGGTATGCAATGGATGGCGCAATCGCTCGGCGGCAAGGTAGAAGCCGGAGAAAAGCGTGAATTCGGCTATGCAGCCATTCAGGCACGTCACCACTCCAAATTGTTCGAAGGTCTGAGCGATCACGTTGATGCGGCTGGCAATGCTTTCCTCGATGTCTGGATGAGCCACGGTGACAAGGTCACCCAGATGCCTGCAGGATTCCATGTCATCGCCGACACGCCATCTTGCCCGATCGCCGCCATGGCCGACGAAGACCGCAAGTTCTACGCGGTGCAGTTCCACCCCGAAGTCACCCACACCAAGCGCGGCACCGAAATGCTGCATCGCTTTGTGTTGCACGTCTGCGGCGCACAGCCGTCGTGGACCATGCCGAATTACATCGACGAAGCCGTCAAGAAGATCCGCGAACAAGTGGGTAGCGATGAAGTGATTTTGGGTCTGTCTGGCGGCGTGGATTCGTCTGTTGCTGCTGCCCTGATTCACCGCGCGATTGGCGATCAGTTGACCTGTGTGTTTGTCGATCACGGCCTGTTGCGCCTGAACGAAGGCGAAATGGTCATGGAAATGTTTGCGCGCGGTCTGGGCGTGAAGGTCATCCATGTCGACGCCACTGCGCAGTTTATGGGCCATCTGGCCGGCGTGACCGATCCCGAGCAAAAGCGCAAGATCATCGGCCGCGAATTCGTTGAGGTCTTCCAGGCCGAATCCGGCAAGCTGGTGAACGCCAAGTGGCTGGCGCAAGGCACGATTTATCCGGACGTGATCGAATCGGCCGGTGCCAAGACCAAGAAAGCGCACACCATCAAGAGCCACCACAATGTGGGCGGCCTGCCGGAAGATATGAACCTGAAGTTGCTCGAGCCGCTGCGCGAGCTGTTCAAGGATGAAGTGCGCCAGCTGGGCGTGGCGCTGGGCCTGCCGGCCGAGATGGTGTACCGCCATCCCTTCCCAGGTCCGGGTCTGGGCGTGCGTATCCTGGGCGAAGTGAAGCGTGAATACGCCGAACTGCTGAAGCGCGCCGATGCGATCTTTATCGAAGAGCTGCGCAACACCGTCGACGAAAAGACCGGCAAGAACTGGTACGACCTGACCTCGCAGGCATTTGCTGTCTTCCTGCCGGTGAAGTCCGTCGGCGTGATGGGCGATGGCCGCACTTACGAATGGGTGGTGGCACTACGCGCTGTGGTTACAAGCGACTTCATGACCGCGCACTGGGCCGAACTGCCGTACAGCCTGCTGGGCAAGGTGTCCAATCGTATCATCAACGAAGTACGCGGCATCAACCGTGTGGTGTACGACGTGAGCGGCAAGCCGCCTGCGACGATTGAGTGGGAATGA
- a CDS encoding helix-turn-helix domain-containing protein translates to MLSLILIAAAGQGLILCAWLLYERKGNVQANRLLAGLLGVFILLMLHALAEERGVFELYPHLIRSVAAFPLLIGPLSWLYLGCQLEGRQLKRRDLVHGLPFALFFIAWLPLMLGSPGPRPGLAGVIGAAALLKVVHLASYARAGYDILRRVRSPGLNRLSAWLAGGLVLDALVFVVEQVSPSMPIWSDKLGALVLTGFVYGLAVQSLRLPEPDKRRYASSTLDDALRKPSMEALIASMEQGHLYRDGELSLESLAEQLALTTHELSQLINQSCGVNFQEFLNGYRVEALKRALSDPARSKVTILELGIEAGFNSKSAMNRVFKKHTGQTPTTFRRE, encoded by the coding sequence ATGTTATCGCTGATATTGATCGCCGCTGCGGGGCAGGGCTTGATTCTCTGTGCATGGTTGCTGTACGAGCGCAAAGGGAATGTGCAGGCCAACCGCCTGCTGGCCGGGCTGCTTGGCGTATTTATCCTTCTGATGCTCCACGCGCTGGCTGAAGAGCGGGGGGTCTTTGAATTGTATCCGCACCTGATTCGGTCGGTTGCGGCATTTCCTTTGCTTATCGGTCCGTTGAGCTGGTTATATCTGGGTTGCCAGCTTGAAGGACGGCAATTGAAACGCCGTGATCTCGTGCATGGCCTTCCTTTTGCGCTGTTCTTCATTGCATGGCTGCCGCTCATGCTCGGGTCACCGGGCCCACGACCGGGGCTTGCCGGGGTAATTGGTGCGGCCGCACTATTGAAGGTTGTTCATCTGGCGAGTTATGCGCGTGCGGGATACGACATCCTGCGGCGCGTTCGTTCTCCAGGATTGAATCGACTGTCTGCGTGGTTAGCCGGGGGACTCGTGCTGGATGCGCTGGTTTTTGTGGTCGAGCAAGTCTCACCGTCCATGCCCATATGGTCAGACAAGCTGGGTGCGCTCGTGCTAACCGGTTTTGTGTACGGGCTGGCTGTGCAGTCGCTCCGACTGCCTGAACCGGATAAGCGACGCTACGCATCGAGCACACTCGACGATGCTCTGCGCAAGCCATCCATGGAAGCACTTATCGCCAGTATGGAGCAGGGTCATCTCTACAGGGACGGGGAGTTGAGCCTGGAGTCGCTTGCCGAACAATTGGCGCTGACCACACACGAGCTGTCACAGTTAATCAATCAGTCCTGCGGCGTCAATTTTCAGGAATTCCTCAATGGCTATCGGGTAGAGGCGCTGAAGCGTGCGCTGTCCGATCCGGCTCGTTCAAAGGTGACCATACTTGAACTTGGCATCGAGGCAGGCTTTAACAGTAAGAGCGCGATGAATCGTGTCTTTAAAAAGCATACGGGGCAGACGCCTACGACATTTCGCCGCGAATGA
- a CDS encoding alpha/beta hydrolase: MSRCFLVTLLSFIFTLAGATTPACPEGANAPIHEHAFVPIRGIEQWVTIDGEHCGNPVILFVHGGPGNPLSPFADALFGDWQKDFTLVQWDQRGAGRTYTRNNPHEDLTVRGMADDGVAVAEHVLTRLGKSKLILWGSSWGTVLALNMAASRSDLFHAYMGVSHMVGQRQNEAASFAATLTLARAANDRDALAALESMGPPPWTNPRHLGALRRVTRKYEAMVSDAAPKQWWQAEQGPDFDESEAYAWLQFVGMHGDGMFRTVDMERDVQRLDLPVFIVQGEADLVTHPAVTRRWFDALNAPEKQFTVVARAGHDPNLPMLEAQWLLLKSRRWE; the protein is encoded by the coding sequence ATGTCCCGATGTTTCCTCGTTACTCTGCTTTCCTTCATTTTTACACTGGCAGGTGCCACCACACCTGCGTGTCCCGAGGGGGCCAACGCACCCATTCATGAGCACGCTTTCGTACCCATTCGGGGGATCGAGCAGTGGGTGACCATAGATGGCGAGCATTGTGGCAATCCGGTGATCTTGTTTGTGCACGGCGGTCCCGGCAATCCTTTGAGCCCATTCGCCGATGCACTCTTTGGTGACTGGCAGAAAGATTTCACGCTGGTGCAATGGGATCAGCGCGGGGCGGGACGGACCTATACGCGCAATAACCCCCATGAGGACTTGACTGTCCGTGGCATGGCTGATGATGGCGTCGCAGTGGCAGAACATGTGCTGACACGCCTCGGTAAGTCGAAACTCATATTGTGGGGCAGTTCCTGGGGGACGGTGCTTGCCCTGAATATGGCGGCGTCACGTTCTGATCTGTTTCACGCCTACATGGGCGTCTCGCACATGGTAGGGCAGCGCCAAAATGAAGCGGCCAGCTTTGCCGCGACGCTGACACTTGCACGTGCTGCCAATGATCGTGATGCGTTAGCCGCGCTTGAATCGATGGGGCCGCCACCCTGGACCAATCCACGACATTTAGGCGCTCTGCGACGTGTGACGCGGAAATACGAGGCGATGGTATCGGATGCGGCGCCTAAGCAATGGTGGCAAGCGGAGCAGGGGCCCGACTTTGACGAATCGGAAGCGTATGCTTGGCTGCAATTTGTCGGCATGCATGGCGACGGCATGTTTAGAACCGTGGATATGGAACGCGATGTGCAGCGTCTGGATTTGCCTGTCTTCATCGTTCAGGGTGAGGCGGATTTGGTGACTCATCCTGCGGTGACTCGGCGCTGGTTTGATGCCCTGAATGCACCGGAAAAGCAATTTACGGTCGTGGCGCGGGCCGGTCACGACCCGAACTTGCCGATGCTTGAGGCGCAATGGCTGCTGCTCAAGTCACGTCGCTGGGAGTGA